A part of Candidatus Diapherotrites archaeon genomic DNA contains:
- a CDS encoding HTH domain-containing protein, producing the protein MNDDGIEEKVIDAFAGVASSLGYSDLHGRILGYLFLSEKPVPLQEIAGKLNYSLSTISLSIDFLEALGTIKKSKKGADRKVYVLLQSDLLDCLRKAVLLKAEKAINVSLNDLMQESAKIKGAKTEKAKKALHTIKVLETEIKRLQSFLSLVKEFKLPKANQRKV; encoded by the coding sequence ATGAACGATGACGGAATTGAAGAGAAAGTAATTGACGCCTTTGCGGGAGTAGCCAGTTCTTTAGGATACAGCGACTTGCACGGAAGAATTTTAGGCTATCTTTTCCTGTCAGAAAAGCCTGTGCCATTGCAGGAAATCGCAGGGAAATTGAATTATTCCCTTTCAACTATTTCCTTGAGCATTGACTTCCTTGAAGCATTAGGCACAATAAAAAAATCAAAGAAAGGCGCAGACAGGAAGGTTTACGTCCTGCTTCAATCTGATTTGCTTGACTGCCTGAGAAAGGCTGTATTGCTCAAAGCGGAGAAAGCAATAAATGTCTCACTGAATGATTTAATGCAGGAGAGCGCAAAAATCAAGGGCGCAAAAACAGAAAAGGCAAAGAAGGCCTTGCACACAATCAAAGTCCTCGAAACAGAAATCAAAAGGCTGCAATCCTTTTTGAGCCTCGTGAAAGAATTCAAGCTGCCAAAAGCAAATCAGCGAAAGGTTTAA